A stretch of Desulfurivibrio alkaliphilus AHT 2 DNA encodes these proteins:
- a CDS encoding YkgJ family cysteine cluster protein, which produces MHDELLQNAGFQAGRQLLQRPLLPLVRLVHLLYLTGPFGSLEELLAELNEPLTTAGISYEHPAELLAPFLAVLKPLEGIKKPAPATPSITVLDDQDQPLPTMEALAMLVSQQVMEQELETINSLLCGPCRCSLCCTGPGGEMQQLFFEIPLRAEEVAAMALPRIDTPASRSSDSSSDPPLTIENRPFYQHPPAVYHWRAGWSMILPRGSRCPQLDDQGGCRIYPQRPQVCRRPQIFAYVVEAVDRRQTPEDTEVYRAQDKLLAVWDCPYVKLLQDEIATFAQAAGLEPVFRSNKN; this is translated from the coding sequence ATGCATGACGAGCTTTTACAAAATGCCGGCTTCCAGGCCGGGCGGCAACTGCTCCAGCGCCCCTTGCTGCCTCTGGTGCGCCTGGTACACCTGCTCTACCTCACCGGCCCCTTCGGCAGCCTGGAAGAATTGCTCGCCGAACTCAACGAACCGCTGACCACCGCCGGCATCTCCTATGAGCACCCAGCCGAACTGCTGGCCCCCTTTTTGGCCGTCCTGAAACCGCTGGAAGGGATCAAAAAACCGGCCCCGGCAACCCCCTCGATTACCGTGCTGGATGACCAGGACCAACCCCTGCCGACCATGGAAGCCCTGGCCATGCTGGTTAGCCAGCAGGTTATGGAGCAGGAACTGGAGACGATCAACAGCCTGCTCTGCGGCCCCTGCCGGTGCAGCCTCTGTTGCACCGGCCCGGGGGGCGAGATGCAGCAGCTTTTTTTTGAAATTCCTTTGCGTGCCGAAGAGGTGGCGGCCATGGCACTGCCCCGCATCGACACCCCGGCCAGCCGCTCGTCGGACAGCAGCAGCGACCCTCCCCTTACGATTGAAAACCGTCCTTTTTATCAGCACCCTCCGGCTGTCTACCACTGGCGCGCGGGCTGGAGCATGATCCTGCCCCGCGGCAGCCGCTGCCCCCAGCTTGATGATCAAGGCGGCTGCCGAATTTACCCGCAACGGCCGCAGGTCTGCCGCCGACCCCAGATTTTTGCCTATGTGGTGGAGGCCGTCGACCGGCGGCAAACGCCGGAAGACACCGAGGTTTACCGGGCTCAGGATAAACTGCTGGCGGTCTGGGACTGCCCTTATGTCAAGCTGTTGCAGGATGAGATCGCGACCTTTGCCCAAGCCGCCGGCCTGGAGCCGGTTTTCCGCAGCAACAAAAATTAG
- a CDS encoding 5-formyltetrahydrofolate cyclo-ligase produces the protein MPPNPDSSLTTPGAAKKALRSRYQALPAVLSGRLAQHLRSFEPYRRAQCVFVSPSPLLKQLRINLLLDGKALLMPAPSLHDGFYLLSPYTINFGRLAQAVSPKGMLQHGRKLATARLADLQVSLLVAEALAVDRRGTMLGDGKGFFDLAAAILAATGALAANVTVVAAAGDVAQNLPIEPWDVQADQRLDETGLTPCRPADKPGRWSIHWEQLPPVRIRRITPLWQIREQADR, from the coding sequence ATGCCGCCAAATCCGGACTCTAGCTTAACGACCCCGGGGGCGGCCAAAAAGGCGCTGCGTTCCCGCTATCAGGCTTTACCAGCGGTTCTCAGCGGTCGGCTGGCCCAGCACTTGCGTTCCTTTGAGCCCTACCGGCGGGCCCAGTGTGTTTTTGTCTCGCCGTCTCCCCTGCTCAAGCAGCTCCGGATCAATCTGTTGCTGGACGGCAAAGCTTTGCTGATGCCGGCCCCTTCGCTCCACGACGGTTTTTATCTCCTCTCCCCGTATACCATCAATTTCGGCCGTCTGGCCCAGGCGGTAAGCCCCAAAGGGATGTTGCAGCATGGCCGGAAACTCGCCACCGCCCGGCTGGCCGACCTGCAGGTAAGCCTGCTGGTGGCCGAAGCCCTGGCGGTGGACCGCCGGGGAACGATGCTGGGCGACGGTAAAGGGTTTTTCGACCTGGCGGCTGCCATTCTGGCCGCCACCGGCGCCTTGGCGGCCAACGTGACGGTGGTGGCGGCGGCCGGCGACGTTGCACAAAACCTGCCCATTGAGCCCTGGGATGTCCAGGCCGATCAGCGCCTGGACGAGACCGGGCTCACCCCCTGCCGGCCGGCCGACAAGCCTGGCCGCTGGTCAATACATTGGGAGCAGTTGCCGCCGGTGCGTATTCGGCGCATCACCCCCCTGTGGCAAATAAGGGAACAGGCCGATCGGTAA
- a CDS encoding D-alanyl-D-alanine carboxypeptidase family protein: MRIAGALQVLLCCSLLLAWPGQGVQAGQVLTTIHKASPGAAAVAQGSNGSVSSAPTSSRVVLCPDDVELVKSPPGGGGRAGLNRDAALLEQRITARSAVVVDPTTGRLLFALNPDQPRQPASTIKIVTALIAMQSLRDQELVSTSARAARMPRSKIYLQAGRSYRAGDLINATLLSSANDASVALAERIAGSEAAFARLMTSKARAMGATNTVIHNSNGLTARGQQSTARDLAIILHRSMQNPEFARRLGTTSASTNFGQTLRTNNRALWQINGAEGGKTGFTRAARQTYVGKFKRGNQELIVALMGSDTMWEDVGQLVEYGFRQLRDGTMVAAAPVDAAFTQRGPAGGSVASLTILSNAAKSGL; this comes from the coding sequence ATGCGTATCGCCGGAGCCCTGCAGGTTCTGCTGTGTTGCAGTCTGCTGCTTGCCTGGCCAGGCCAGGGGGTGCAGGCCGGTCAGGTGTTGACCACCATTCACAAGGCCTCACCTGGTGCCGCCGCGGTGGCCCAGGGTTCAAATGGCTCGGTAAGCTCAGCGCCGACGTCGTCCCGAGTGGTCCTGTGCCCGGATGATGTCGAGCTGGTCAAAAGCCCTCCCGGCGGGGGCGGTCGGGCCGGTCTCAATCGTGATGCGGCCCTGCTGGAACAGCGAATCACGGCCCGCAGCGCCGTGGTGGTCGATCCCACCACCGGGCGCCTGCTTTTTGCTTTAAACCCCGATCAGCCGCGACAGCCGGCCAGCACCATCAAGATAGTCACCGCCCTGATCGCCATGCAGTCGCTGCGGGATCAAGAGTTGGTGTCCACCAGCGCCCGGGCGGCGAGAATGCCCCGTTCCAAGATTTATCTCCAGGCTGGACGCTCTTATCGAGCCGGTGATCTGATCAATGCGACCCTGTTGAGCTCCGCCAACGATGCCTCCGTGGCCCTGGCGGAACGGATTGCCGGAAGTGAAGCGGCCTTTGCCCGATTGATGACCAGCAAGGCCCGAGCCATGGGGGCCACCAATACCGTGATCCACAACTCCAACGGCCTTACCGCCCGCGGCCAGCAGTCCACGGCCCGGGATCTGGCAATCATTTTGCATCGCTCCATGCAGAATCCGGAGTTTGCCCGCCGGCTCGGTACCACCAGCGCCTCCACCAATTTCGGCCAGACCCTGCGCACCAACAATCGGGCCCTGTGGCAGATCAACGGGGCGGAGGGTGGTAAGACCGGCTTTACCAGGGCGGCTCGCCAAACTTACGTGGGCAAGTTCAAGCGCGGCAACCAGGAGTTAATTGTGGCCCTGATGGGCAGCGACACCATGTGGGAAGATGTCGGCCAGTTGGTGGAATACGGGTTCAGGCAACTGCGTGACGGCACCATGGTGGCCGCCGCCCCGGTGGATGCAGCTTTCACCCAGCGGGGGCCGGCAGGGGGCTCGGTGGCGTCCCTGACCATACTTAGCAATGCCGCCAAATCCGGACTCTAG
- a CDS encoding methylated-DNA--[protein]-cysteine S-methyltransferase — translation MADIFFASLCCRHALLTCWLLLTPAGAVHVSFSAGDHQRAMAKLLTAAPKTIIPPATGTNLGDRSPAFYRRLPPTHPAIRAGAEQTRSEILAYLDGRTTDLVAPALSPFLLAGTPFQQRVWARLSLIPYGETCTYGEIGTALGNRHLARAVGAACGANPCPLLIPCHRVVAVNGPGGFSGGGLAIKKKLLALEGTVAKERP, via the coding sequence ATGGCCGACATTTTTTTCGCTTCCCTGTGCTGCCGACATGCGCTGTTGACCTGCTGGTTGCTCCTGACCCCCGCCGGAGCAGTCCATGTAAGCTTTTCAGCCGGCGACCATCAGCGCGCCATGGCCAAACTGCTGACCGCTGCTCCCAAAACCATAATCCCACCGGCCACGGGAACTAATCTCGGGGACCGCTCACCGGCTTTTTATCGCCGTCTTCCACCCACACACCCGGCCATCAGGGCCGGAGCGGAACAGACAAGGAGCGAGATTCTGGCCTATCTGGACGGCAGGACAACGGACCTTGTGGCGCCGGCGCTATCCCCCTTTCTGCTGGCGGGAACCCCTTTTCAACAAAGGGTGTGGGCCCGGTTAAGCCTTATTCCTTACGGAGAGACCTGTACCTACGGAGAAATCGGCACTGCCTTGGGAAATCGGCACCTGGCCAGGGCCGTGGGTGCGGCCTGCGGAGCCAACCCCTGCCCTTTGCTGATCCCTTGCCACCGGGTGGTGGCGGTCAACGGCCCGGGAGGTTTCAGCGGCGGGGGATTGGCAATCAAGAAAAAGTTACTGGCTCTGGAAGGTACAGTTGCAAAAGAGAGGCCTTAG